The following is a genomic window from Miscanthus floridulus cultivar M001 chromosome 14, ASM1932011v1, whole genome shotgun sequence.
CGCGGATCTCCTCCCCGAGCACCAGCCGCTCGGCGCGCGCCCGCTCCCCCGCGCACCGGTGCGCCTGCGCCGCCGACGCGCGCTCCAGGCAGTCGAACAGCGACGCGTAGTAGTTGAGCGCCTCCTCGAACCGCTCCAGGAACGTCGCCGCGTTGTGGTTCGCCTCCGGCTCCGCCACCACCATGATCTTCGGCGACAGCGCCCGCACCGCGCGCAGGAAGCTGCCCTGCTTTGCCTTTtccctctgctgctgctgctgttgctgctgagCCGGCGACAGTGACGACGACTGCGGCGACATGGAGAGCACCGCCGATGAGTCCGGGCTCAGCTGCAGCCGCGTGTTGATCTCCCGCTCCAGCAGCTCGCCGAAGCTGCTTGGGCTGGACCGCGCGATGATCTGCACAGGGGTCAGGCAGCTGCTGCCCGGGACATGCCTGCTCCTGCCACCGGCGTCATCGACCGCCAGGAGGCGATGCAGCTGCCCGACCACGCTGACGGCCAGCGCCTCGCCGGACCGCACGCGGAGGACGTGCCGGAGCGCGTTGATGTCCAGCTCCTCCAGCCTCGACTCCACGCCGCTGAACTGGAACGGGATGTCGAGCGCCTCCGCCTCCTTGGCGAGCACGGCGGCCATGTTGGCCAAGAACTCCCTGCCGTCGTGCACGGCCGTGACGCGGAGGTGCGGTGGCCCCCCACGGCGGCAGCGGAAGGCGTGGAACAGCGCGATCCACTGCACCGGGTTGGCGGCGGGGCCGGAGAGGTCGACGACGTGCACGAACCTCTCGCCTTCCATCGCCTCCAGGATGGCGTGGTTGGTGGTCAGGTACGCCAGCTTCATGAACGGCAGCACGTCGAAGAGGTGCCGCCGCGCGGCGGGCACCAGGTGCGCCTCCGCGGAGTTGCCCCCCGTGGACAGCAGCGCCCGTGACAGGCCGGGGACCAGGTTCAGCAGCTTTCGCGCCAGCGCGTCGGCGAAGACGGCGGCGAGCCGCTGCAGCGTGTGCGGCGCGTCCAGGGACGCCAGCTGCGTGATCTGCTCCAGGTAGAAGTTGGCGCGGTCGAAGGCGCCCGCCGCCACCTCCGCTGCGCACTGGTACAGCAGGTTGATGAGGCGCAGGCCCTGCTGGTCGTGGCTCAGCTCCTGCACCCACGACGACCCGAGCCCGCCATGCCCGTGCGGCGACGGCGTGTACAGCGACGACGCCGGCGACGACGTCGCCGACGACAGCGTGTCCTCCTGGAACATCTCCATGTCCAGACCGCTGAGCGATCGAAATCATCACCAAGCTTTCAGCTTTGGACGGACGGACGGGGCTTCTGGTCAATGGATCGCTGTGCTGGATATGAAGGCGATCGAGCACGCCATTGTTGGGCTTGGATCTTGGTATAGCGACAAATGTTGCAATGCAAGCCTGCTGCAGGGTCTCCAGTTCATACGTTCCTAGGTGGTGACCTTGGGGTGCAGAAGCCGACAAGGCAGAAATTGTATGCATGTGCGGCAAGGGATAAGCTATGTCGTCTGCATCTCGGTGGAATAACTAAGCTGCTTGGAGATATTCGCTTGGAACTTATCTGCAGCGTTTTGGATCAGCAGGTACCAGACAATTTTGCGATCAATTCAATCCCTCCAGGCTTTGCTGCAGGCGTACTATGCAGAATATATACAAAATTGCATAGCTAGTGTCTGATTGATACAAAAATGTTTGATAGGCAACTCTAAGCTATATGGAG
Proteins encoded in this region:
- the LOC136506083 gene encoding scarecrow-like protein 3; its protein translation is MEMFQEDTLSSATSSPASSLYTPSPHGHGGLGSSWVQELSHDQQGLRLINLLYQCAAEVAAGAFDRANFYLEQITQLASLDAPHTLQRLAAVFADALARKLLNLVPGLSRALLSTGGNSAEAHLVPAARRHLFDVLPFMKLAYLTTNHAILEAMEGERFVHVVDLSGPAANPVQWIALFHAFRCRRGGPPHLRVTAVHDGREFLANMAAVLAKEAEALDIPFQFSGVESRLEELDINALRHVLRVRSGEALAVSVVGQLHRLLAVDDAGGRSRHVPGSSCLTPVQIIARSSPSSFGELLEREINTRLQLSPDSSAVLSMSPQSSSLSPAQQQQQQQQREKAKQGSFLRAVRALSPKIMVVAEPEANHNAATFLERFEEALNYYASLFDCLERASAAQAHRCAGERARAERLVLGEEIRGVVAREGAERKERHERLAQWVRRMEAAGMERVKLSYAGMMEARKLLQSCGWGGEDYAYQVAHDARGEAFFFCWHRKPLYSVSAWRPAAPSCRHT